A window of the Brachyhypopomus gauderio isolate BG-103 chromosome 14, BGAUD_0.2, whole genome shotgun sequence genome harbors these coding sequences:
- the b4gat1 gene encoding beta-1,4-glucuronyltransferase 1 gives MHFSKKCSVFKVVLTALLIVALLQLLYLSFLSQLHGKQQHYKYSELFGSKRSGNPADRSSKKERLRYSLSSGGIFDSSGQYRVYKNLIKSDFSNNQKLGADPRSHHLALATHTTINNLHHLDSLLERWRNPLSVAIFAHGEDVKFATAMVYALSLFCPQVQALVDFHLVCHSQEMASFPEQDREHFAGLEEQGCPAVFAKLESHRDKYKNYAIGSNVSYPNNLLRNVARTGTDAAFILVIDIDMVPSADLHHQFVTMLMRRGPAHDEVLVLPAFEIRHTRKMPASKAELVQLYQVGEVRPFYEELCPRCQAPTNYSRWINLASKSSGPLEVAYTLNWVDPWEPFYIGAKSVPLYDENFRQYGFNRISQACELYVAGYKFSVVSNAFVVHRGFKVQGDFHSRKDEENRKNRLVFRTFKEGLKTKYPSSPRRC, from the exons atgcatttctcaaaaaaatGCTCCGTGTTTAAAGTGGTGCTTACTGCCCTGCTTATAGTGGCGCTGCTGCAGCTGCTCTACCTGTCGTTCCTGTCGCAGCTGCACGGCAAGCAGCAGCACTACAAGTACTCGGAGCTGTTCGGGTCCAAGAGGAGCGGCAACCCGGCCGACAGGAGCTCGAAGAAGGAGCGCCTGCGGTACTCGCTGTCCAGCGGTGGCATTTTCGACAGCAGCGGCCAGTACCGCGTTTACAAGAACCTCATCAAGAGCGATTTCTCCAACAACCAGAAGCTGGGCGCGGATCCGAGGTCCCATCACCTCGCCTTGGCCACGCacaccaccatcaacaacctccATCACTTGGATTCTTTGCTCGAACGGTGGCGCAATCCCCTTTCGGTGGCTATATTCGCTCACGGAGAAGATGTCAAGTTTGCCACAGCCATGGTCTACGCTCTCAGTCTCTTCTGTCCACAGGTCCAAGCCTTGGTGGACTTCCACCTGGTCTGCCACTCACAGGAGATGGCCAGTTTCCCAGAGCAAGACAGAGAACACTTTGCTGGGCTTGAGGAACAAGGATGTCCAGCTGTATTTGCGAAGCTTGAATCCCACAGAGACAAGTATAAAAATTATGCCATTGGAAGCAACGTCTCGTACCCCAACAACCTCCTCCGCAACGTGGCACGCACGGGCACCGATGCTGCTTTCATCCTGGTCATTGATATTGACATGGTGCCCAGCGCCGATTTGCATCACCAATTTGTGACTATGTTGATGAGACGTGGACCAGCCCATGACGAGGTCCTGGTTCTGCCTGCTTTTGAAATTAGACACACGCGCAAAATGCCTGCTTCAAAAGCAGAGTTGGTGCAGCTGTATCAGGTCGGGGAGGTCAGGCCCTTCTATGAGGAACTGTGTCCACGGTGCCAGGCCCCAACTAACTATTCTCGCTGGATTAATCTGGCCAGCAAGAGCTCCGGGCCACTGGAGGTGGCATATACACTAAATTGGGTGGATCCATGGGAGCCTTTCTACATTGGGGCTAAATCGGTGCCTCTGTATGATGAGAACTTCAGGCAGTATGGCTTTAACCGCATCAGTCAG GCATGTGAACTATATGTGGCCGGCTACAAGTTCTCTGTGGTGAGCAACGCCTTCGTGGTGCACAGGGGCTTCAAGGTTCAGGGTGACTTCCACAGCCGCAAGGACGAGGAGAACCGCAAGAACCGGTTGGTCTTCCGCACCTTCAAGGAGGGGCTGAAGACCAAGTACCCCAGCTCACCTCGCCGCTGCTGA